The region AGGCGGCGAAGAACCCGGGGGTGAGCACCAATTGGGACGGCACCCCCATGAGGACCACGAAGAAGGGGAAGGCCACGCCCATGGCCAGGCCCAGGCCGATCATCCACAGGGCGAGGTCGTTGAATACTTTTCGGGTTATGCGAAACATGGAGCGGCTCCCGGATAGAGAGAAACAAAGGGGGCAGGCCTCTGCCGAACCGCTGAAGGCTTTTAGGTCAGGTTGTTATTAGCACGCATCGGAGGAAAGGTCAGCACTTTTAGCCCTGGCTGGCCGACAAATTTCCACGATATTCTATTAATTTAGCATGAGCTGTAGGTGTTTCGGCGAGTTTTTGCCGGCGCGGCCGTCCCCGGGGAAGCGGCTTAGCCCAGGGGGAGCGTCTGCTGCAAGGCCGGGGCCGGGGGCAAAAGGATGCGGGCGATGGTCCCGCCTCCCTCTCGGTTGGCCAGCTCGATGCTGCCGCCGTGCTCCTCGATGATGCGCCGGGCCACGGGCAGGCCCAGGCCGGTGCCCCCGGACTTGGTGGTGAAGAAGGGGGTGAATATCTCTTCCAGATGGGCCGGGTCCAGGCCGGGGCCGTCGTCGCGCACCTCCAGCTTGACCCCGTTGCCGTTGGCCATGAGGGCCACCTCCACCTTGGCCCCCTCGCCCGCGGCCTGCACCGCGTTGTTGATCAGGTTGATCAAGACCTGGCTCAAGCGGTCGTTGTCGGCCATGACCCGGGGCAGCTCCTCGTCCTTGTTCAGCGACAGCTCCACCCCGGCGGCCTCCAGCTTGGGGCCCATGAGCTCGGCCACGTGCTCCACCACCTGGCTGAGGTCGCTTTCGCGCCAGTTGTACTTGGCCGGCCGCGAGAGGTCGCCCAGCTCATTGAGGATCGTCTCCAGGCGCTCCACCTCTTTGGTGATGATCTTAACCTTGTCGCGGCCCTTGCCGCTGAGGCCGTCCTCGCGCTCCAGCTGGCGGGCGAAGCCGCCGATGAGGGTGAGCGGCGAGCGTATCTCGTGGCTCACCGTGGCCACCATCTCCCCCAGGATGGCCAGGCGCTGGCTCTGCTTGACCTTCTGCTCCAGGCCCGCTTCCTTGCTCAGGTCGCGGAAGATGGCGGTCATCAGGGGGCTGCCGGCCACCTCGGCCACCGAGAAGCTGATGGAGACCGGGAAGCGGGTGCCGTCGCGGCGCTCGGCCTCCAGCTCGGCGGTGTGGCCGATCATCTTGCCCCGCCGGGTGCGCACGTAGCGCTCCACGTAGTGGCGGTGGCGCTCGCGGTGCTCCGAGGGGATTAGGGGCGAGAGATCGCCGCCCAGGATCTCGGCCCGGTCGTAGCCGAACATCTTTTCGGCCGCCGGGTTGAGGTAGATCACCTCGTGGTTCTCATTGATGGTCACCACCCCCAGCTCGGCGGTTTCCACGATGGTGCGAAACTTCTCCAGCTCCTGGGCCGCTTCGGCCAGGTGTTCGCGGCAGTTGTCATCGCCCGGGGGTAGCATGGGCCTTCCTGTGATGGGGGTGTTCTATTTTTTGTAGCAGATGGGGCCGAGCGGGGCAAGAGCTGCTGTTGGGGCGGGTTCGGAGGGCGAAAAAAGGCTTCTGGGGCCCAAAAAGGATCAGGGCCGGGTTTTAAACCGGCCCTGAGCGGGGAGGGGGAAGGCCAGGGACCTTCCTGGGAGGGAACAACCACCCTGCAACTGTCCAGTGCACCCTGTCAGGAAGGCTTGCGGAACAATCACGGGGTGGAGAGAGGGCGAGAGACATAGTCTGACAGTGCATTCTATGTTAGATGCAGCGTAGCAAGGTGGATTTTAGCGTGTCAAGGGAAAAAGACCATATATTGTGGAATTATTTTTACGACCTACCAAATATTGCCATGTCACCTCATGAATCAAGCTCATTAATTCTTTGCAAAAGCCGGGTCGACTCGCGGGTCAGTGCACTCTCGCCCCCCAACCAGAAGTGATCGCCCCCTGGGGTGAGCATCAAGGTGCTCCGTGCACCCATGGCCTGGTCAAAGGCCTTGAGCTTGGCCGTGTCGCCGTACTCGTCGGCGTCGCCGCACATGATCAAAAGCGGCCCCGCGCCCTGGGGCCAGGGGGGCAGATCGCCCAGGGTGTAGGGCGGGCTGACCCACACCCCGCCGCTCAGGCCCTCCACCCGCTCCGCGGCCCGGGCCCCGGTGAGGCAGCCGAAGGAGTAGCCCATGAGCGCCAGGGGGCCGGGCACCCGCTCCCGCAGCCAGGCCGCCGCCGCGATTACGTCCTCCTGCTCGCCCCGGCCCTCGTCGTGGCGGCCGGTGGAGCGGCCCACGCCCCGGAAGTTGACGCGCAATGCGGCCCAGCCCGCCTTTTCGGCCCCCTGCACCAGGGCCAGCACCACGTTGTTGTGCATGGAGCCGCCATACAGGGGATGGGGGTGCAGCACCAGGGCCGCGCCCCGGGGCGCATCGGGCAGGGAAAGACCGCCTTCCAGGGAGACCTGCTGGTTCACCTCGATGAATACTCGCTCTTCGCTCATGCTCTCTCCTCCCGGGGGGCGCGCCCGGCCCGATGTCGGCGCGGGCGGCCCAGGGGGCCGGGGATCATTTGGCCGGGGCCGCGCCCACACCGGAATGGGAGAAGCCGGCGCCTTCCGCCGCGCTCATGGGCTCCTGCACCGGGTGCTTGGCAAAATAATCCAGGCAGCGCTGGATGTCGTCCAACAGCTGGCAGGCCAGGTCGCGGCTGACCCCGTGGCGGATCATGGCGCGGCACACCACCAGGTCCTGGCGGTTGGCGGGCATGGAGTAGGCGGGCACCTGCCAGCCCCGGCCGCGCAGCTTGTCCGAGAGGTCGTAGAGGCTGAAGCCCGGCTCCGTGCCCGGCTTGATGCTCCAAAGCAGGGCCGGGATGCCGCCCTCGCCGTTGTAGAGCACCTGGAAGGGCCCCAGCTTCTCGATCTCCCGGCCCAAAAACACCGCCGTGTCATAGCAGGCCTGCTGCACCTTGCGGTAGCCCTCCCGGCCCAGGCGCAGGAAGTTGTAGTACTGGGCCACGATCTGGCCGCCGGGGCGGGAGAAGTTCAGGGCAAAGGTGGGAATGTTGCTGCCCAGGTAATTGACCCAGAAGATAAGGTCCTCGGGCAGCTCCTTGCGGTCGCGCCACACCGCCCAGCCCACTCCCAGGGGGGCCAGGCCGAACTTGTGGCCCGAGGCGTTGATGGATTTCACCCTGGGCAGGCGGAAGTCCCATTCCAGTTGGGGCTGGCAAAAGGGGGCCAAGAAGCCGCCGCTGGCCGCGTCCACGTGGATGGGGATGTCCCAGCCCTTGTCGGCCTGGAGTTGGTCCAAAGCCTGGCCGATGCCCTTGATGTCCTCGTACTGGCCGGTGTAGGTCACCCCCAGGGTGGAGACCACCCCGATGGTGTTCTCGTCGCAGTACTGGGCCACCACCTCGGGGGTCATGATCAGGCGCTCGCCCTCCATGGGCACCTCGCGGTGCTCCACCTCCCAGTAGCGGGTGAACTTGTGCCAGCAGATCTGCACCGGGCCGGTGACCAGGTTGGGCCGGTCCGTGGGCTTGCCCGCCGCCTTCATGCGCTCGCGCCAGCGCCACTTCAGGGCCATGCCCCCCAGCATGGCCGCCTCGCTGGAGCCGGTGGTGGAGCAACCCACCGTGTTTTCCGCCTCGGGCGAGTTCCAGAGGTCGGCCAGCATGGCCACGCAGCGGGCCTCCAGCTCGGCGGTCTGGGGATACTCGTCCTTGTCGATCATGTTCTTGTCCACGCACTCGTCCATGAGCTTGTGGATCTCCGGGTCCACCCAGGTGGAGCAGAAGGTGGCCAGGTTCTGGCGGGCGTTGCCGTCGAGCATCAGCTCGTCGTGCACCGCCTGATAGGCGCTGCGCGGGCGGTTCTCGTTGACCGGGAACTTGTACTTGGGCATGGCCACCGACAGGTCGTTGGAGGCGTAGATGTCGTCCAGCAGGTTTTCCCGGATCTTTTCCTTGGCGTGCAGAGGCATGGCGGCTCCTTTTTGGACGAAGCCCCCGGCGCGAGATGGCCGGTGGTCTCCGTGGGTCCATGAGTCATAAGGCTAGCACAAAGGCGGGGCCCTTCAA is a window of Desulfarculaceae bacterium DNA encoding:
- a CDS encoding glutamate decarboxylase is translated as MPLHAKEKIRENLLDDIYASNDLSVAMPKYKFPVNENRPRSAYQAVHDELMLDGNARQNLATFCSTWVDPEIHKLMDECVDKNMIDKDEYPQTAELEARCVAMLADLWNSPEAENTVGCSTTGSSEAAMLGGMALKWRWRERMKAAGKPTDRPNLVTGPVQICWHKFTRYWEVEHREVPMEGERLIMTPEVVAQYCDENTIGVVSTLGVTYTGQYEDIKGIGQALDQLQADKGWDIPIHVDAASGGFLAPFCQPQLEWDFRLPRVKSINASGHKFGLAPLGVGWAVWRDRKELPEDLIFWVNYLGSNIPTFALNFSRPGGQIVAQYYNFLRLGREGYRKVQQACYDTAVFLGREIEKLGPFQVLYNGEGGIPALLWSIKPGTEPGFSLYDLSDKLRGRGWQVPAYSMPANRQDLVVCRAMIRHGVSRDLACQLLDDIQRCLDYFAKHPVQEPMSAAEGAGFSHSGVGAAPAK
- a CDS encoding alpha/beta fold hydrolase, with the translated sequence MSEERVFIEVNQQVSLEGGLSLPDAPRGAALVLHPHPLYGGSMHNNVVLALVQGAEKAGWAALRVNFRGVGRSTGRHDEGRGEQEDVIAAAAWLRERVPGPLALMGYSFGCLTGARAAERVEGLSGGVWVSPPYTLGDLPPWPQGAGPLLIMCGDADEYGDTAKLKAFDQAMGARSTLMLTPGGDHFWLGGESALTRESTRLLQRINELDS
- a CDS encoding PAS domain S-box protein translates to MLPPGDDNCREHLAEAAQELEKFRTIVETAELGVVTINENHEVIYLNPAAEKMFGYDRAEILGGDLSPLIPSEHRERHRHYVERYVRTRRGKMIGHTAELEAERRDGTRFPVSISFSVAEVAGSPLMTAIFRDLSKEAGLEQKVKQSQRLAILGEMVATVSHEIRSPLTLIGGFARQLEREDGLSGKGRDKVKIITKEVERLETILNELGDLSRPAKYNWRESDLSQVVEHVAELMGPKLEAAGVELSLNKDEELPRVMADNDRLSQVLINLINNAVQAAGEGAKVEVALMANGNGVKLEVRDDGPGLDPAHLEEIFTPFFTTKSGGTGLGLPVARRIIEEHGGSIELANREGGGTIARILLPPAPALQQTLPLG